The following are encoded together in the Pseudoalteromonas shioyasakiensis genome:
- the purB gene encoding adenylosuccinate lyase, with amino-acid sequence MELSALTAISPVDGRYGSKTTELRSIFSEFGLIKYRVTVEVRWLQALSAASAIAEVPAFSDEANALLNAIVDNFSEADAARVKEIERTTNHDVKAVEYLLKEKVADNAELNAVNEFIHFACTSEDINNLSHGLMLTEARDKVLLPYCDQLLNALKEKAVEYKSVAMMTRTHGQPATPSTMGKEFANVYMRLKRQRDQIANVEMLGKINGAVGNYNAHLSAYPDYDWHSHAEQFVTSLGLTFNPFTTQIEPHDYIAELFDAVARFNTVLLDFDRDVWGYIALNHFKQKTIAGEIGSSTMPHKVNPIDFENSEGNLGIANAIFTHLAQKLPVSRWQRDLTDSTVLRNLGVGMGYTLIAYQATLKGVSKLEVNEARLLEELDQNWELLAEPIQTVMRKYGIEKPYEKLKDLTRGKRVNQEIMADFIDGLELPEEAKVEMKKLTPANYIGRAVEFIDNLA; translated from the coding sequence ATGGAGCTTTCAGCGTTAACCGCTATCTCTCCGGTAGATGGTCGCTATGGCAGCAAGACCACGGAACTACGCAGCATTTTCAGCGAATTTGGTTTAATCAAATACCGTGTAACTGTTGAAGTTCGTTGGTTACAAGCTTTGTCTGCAGCAAGCGCAATCGCAGAAGTACCGGCATTTAGCGACGAGGCTAATGCTTTACTTAATGCCATTGTTGATAACTTTAGCGAAGCGGATGCCGCACGCGTTAAAGAGATCGAGCGCACAACTAACCATGACGTAAAAGCCGTTGAATACCTACTTAAAGAAAAAGTAGCTGATAACGCAGAGCTTAACGCAGTTAACGAATTCATTCACTTTGCATGTACTTCAGAAGACATCAACAACCTGTCTCACGGTTTAATGCTTACCGAAGCGCGTGACAAAGTATTACTTCCATACTGCGACCAACTTCTAAATGCATTAAAAGAAAAAGCAGTTGAGTACAAGTCAGTTGCGATGATGACACGTACCCACGGTCAACCAGCTACTCCTTCTACAATGGGTAAAGAGTTTGCAAACGTCTACATGCGCTTAAAGCGTCAACGTGACCAAATTGCTAACGTAGAAATGTTAGGTAAAATCAACGGCGCTGTAGGTAACTACAATGCTCACCTGAGTGCATACCCAGATTACGATTGGCACAGCCACGCTGAGCAGTTCGTAACGAGCCTAGGTTTAACATTCAACCCGTTCACAACACAAATCGAGCCACACGATTACATTGCAGAGTTATTCGATGCAGTTGCACGTTTCAACACTGTATTACTTGATTTTGACCGTGACGTTTGGGGTTACATTGCACTTAACCACTTCAAACAGAAAACAATCGCAGGTGAGATTGGCTCATCAACTATGCCTCACAAAGTAAACCCGATTGACTTTGAAAACTCTGAAGGTAACTTAGGTATTGCTAACGCTATCTTTACTCATCTGGCGCAAAAACTACCTGTTTCTCGCTGGCAACGTGACTTAACTGACTCAACAGTGTTACGTAACCTAGGTGTTGGTATGGGTTACACACTTATCGCTTACCAAGCGACATTAAAAGGTGTTAGCAAGCTTGAAGTAAACGAAGCGCGTCTACTAGAAGAGCTAGACCAAAACTGGGAATTACTAGCAGAGCCAATCCAAACAGTAATGCGTAAATATGGTATCGAAAAGCCATATGAAAAACTTAAAGACCTTACTCGTGGTAAGCGCGTAAACCAAGAAATCATGGCTGATTTCATCGATGGTCTTGAGTTACCTGAAGAAGCAAAAGTAGAAATGAAAAAATTAACACCGGCTAATTACATTGGTCGTGCTGTTGAGTTCATCGACAACTTAGCTTAA
- the hflD gene encoding high frequency lysogenization protein HflD: protein MTEHQVMALAAMCQVAKQVQKVAQYGQGSDHELEKLLNCIVETSPNSPEDVYQGKHNLREGYRILIAQLSAGADKDVEIVKYVGGLMQLERALSSKQNSLNELGRRIDDVKRRLDHFAITDDTVVAALADIYSSVLSPLGHRIQVYGKPELLKQQLTQNKIRALLLAGIRSAVLWRQMGGKRRHFFFAKRKILAIAKQSI, encoded by the coding sequence ATGACAGAGCACCAAGTCATGGCTTTAGCTGCCATGTGTCAAGTTGCTAAACAAGTACAAAAAGTTGCGCAATATGGCCAAGGTAGCGACCACGAATTAGAAAAATTACTAAACTGTATTGTCGAAACATCACCAAATAGCCCTGAAGACGTGTATCAGGGTAAACATAACTTACGTGAAGGCTATCGCATTTTAATTGCACAGCTTTCTGCCGGCGCAGACAAAGACGTTGAAATCGTGAAGTATGTAGGTGGTTTAATGCAATTAGAACGCGCATTAAGCTCAAAACAAAACAGTTTAAATGAATTAGGTCGTCGCATTGATGATGTTAAACGTCGCCTCGACCATTTTGCTATCACAGATGATACTGTAGTAGCAGCGCTTGCTGATATTTACTCGTCGGTGCTAAGCCCCCTTGGGCATCGTATTCAAGTGTATGGCAAGCCAGAGTTATTAAAACAGCAGCTCACGCAAAACAAAATTCGTGCCCTATTATTGGCCGGAATTCGTAGTGCCGTGTTATGGCGACAAATGGGCGGTAAACGCCGTCACTTTTTCTTTGCAAAAAGAAAAATCCTCGCCATTGCTAAACAATCAATTTAA
- the mnmA gene encoding tRNA 2-thiouridine(34) synthase MnmA, whose protein sequence is MSENSHIKVIVGMSGGVDSSVSAYLLKQQGYQVEGLFMKNWEEDDNDEYCAAAEDLKDAQAVCDKLGIELHTVNFAAEYWDNVFEYFLAEYKAGRTPNPDIMCNKEIKFKAFLEFAAQALGADYIATGHYVRREKRGDKFVMCRGLDDNKDQSYFLYTLSHEHIAQTLFPVGDIAKPEVRRIAEEQDLITHDKKDSTGICFIGERKFKDFLQKFLPAQPGKIEDTDGNEVGEHEGLMYHTLGQRKGLLIGGMKEGSGEPWYVVDKDVDRNVLVVGQGKDHPRLYSNGLNANQLHWVDREGPKGTTRCTVKTRYRQEDISCTLLVGEDGMARVLFDEPQKAVTPGQSAVFYADEVCLGGGIIDSVIK, encoded by the coding sequence ATGAGCGAAAATAGTCACATTAAAGTCATCGTAGGCATGTCCGGCGGTGTGGATTCTTCTGTATCAGCGTATTTATTAAAGCAACAAGGCTATCAAGTTGAAGGCCTGTTCATGAAAAACTGGGAAGAAGACGATAATGATGAATATTGCGCTGCAGCTGAAGACCTAAAAGACGCACAAGCAGTGTGCGACAAACTAGGTATTGAGCTTCATACTGTAAATTTTGCAGCCGAATACTGGGACAACGTGTTTGAATACTTTTTAGCAGAGTATAAAGCAGGTCGTACACCAAACCCAGACATCATGTGTAATAAGGAAATCAAATTCAAAGCATTTTTAGAATTTGCAGCACAAGCACTTGGTGCTGATTACATCGCTACTGGCCACTATGTTCGCCGTGAAAAGCGCGGTGATAAATTTGTAATGTGTCGTGGCCTTGATGACAACAAAGATCAAAGCTATTTCTTATACACTCTAAGCCATGAGCATATTGCGCAAACACTTTTCCCTGTTGGCGATATTGCTAAGCCTGAAGTACGCCGCATCGCTGAAGAGCAAGACTTAATCACTCACGATAAAAAAGACAGTACCGGTATCTGTTTTATTGGTGAGCGTAAATTTAAAGACTTCTTACAAAAATTCTTACCAGCACAGCCAGGTAAAATTGAAGATACCGATGGCAACGAAGTGGGTGAGCACGAAGGCTTAATGTACCACACACTTGGTCAACGTAAAGGTCTATTAATTGGTGGCATGAAAGAAGGTTCGGGTGAACCTTGGTATGTAGTTGATAAAGACGTTGATCGTAACGTATTAGTGGTTGGTCAAGGTAAAGATCACCCTCGCCTTTACAGCAATGGTTTAAATGCAAACCAGCTTCACTGGGTTGACCGCGAAGGCCCTAAAGGGACCACACGCTGTACTGTTAAAACTCGTTATCGCCAAGAAGATATCAGCTGTACTTTACTTGTTGGTGAAGATGGTATGGCACGCGTACTATTTGATGAGCCACAAAAAGCAGTGACACCGGGCCAATCAGCCGTATTCTACGCTGACGAAGTGTGTTTAGGTGGTGGTATTATTGATTCGGTGATCAAATAA
- a CDS encoding NUDIX hydrolase produces MHKPNVTVAAIVTCLDKFLLVKERDKHTGDICYNQPAGHLEANETLAEAAHRELIEETGISLSASHLVGIYNLHAANGVHYMRFSFAFNCPEPVKTSPQDNDILSADWFSLEQIKSMPLRSPLVLKCIEDHLAGKAYPLSLIYQ; encoded by the coding sequence ATGCATAAACCAAATGTCACAGTGGCCGCCATCGTCACATGCCTAGACAAATTTTTACTTGTCAAAGAGCGCGATAAACACACAGGTGATATTTGCTATAACCAGCCTGCGGGTCATTTGGAAGCCAATGAAACTTTAGCTGAAGCAGCTCATCGCGAACTTATTGAAGAAACAGGTATTAGTCTTAGTGCTAGTCATCTTGTTGGTATCTATAATTTACATGCCGCGAATGGTGTCCACTATATGCGTTTTAGTTTTGCTTTTAATTGCCCTGAACCCGTTAAAACATCACCCCAAGATAATGACATTTTAAGTGCAGATTGGTTTAGCCTTGAACAAATTAAAAGCATGCCGCTGAGAAGCCCTTTGGTTTTAAAATGCATTGAAGATCATTTAGCTGGTAAAGCCTACCCACTTAGTTTGATTTACCAATAA
- a CDS encoding rRNA large subunit pseudouridine synthase E: MVNKANSKPRRSSGRTYSRPTQKRQIKKAISPEQRKVVLFNKPFDVLCQFTDDQNRKTLADFITIKDVYAAGRLDRDSEGLLLLTNCGKLQHTLTEPNKKTAKTYWVQVEGDVTDQAIFALNKGVELKDGMTKPAKVRRIDEPSIWPRTPPVRERKNIPTSWLEISITEGRNRQVRRMTAHVGFPTLRLIRYSIGNYNLDGLNSGQFKVVNNPDA; encoded by the coding sequence ATGGTTAATAAAGCCAATAGTAAACCACGTCGCAGTAGCGGTCGTACTTATTCAAGGCCGACTCAAAAACGCCAAATTAAAAAAGCAATTAGCCCTGAGCAGCGCAAAGTGGTGCTATTTAACAAACCATTTGATGTGCTTTGCCAATTTACCGATGACCAAAACCGCAAAACGCTTGCCGACTTTATTACTATTAAAGACGTGTATGCAGCAGGACGCCTAGACAGAGATAGCGAAGGACTTTTGCTCCTTACCAACTGCGGTAAATTACAACATACGCTCACTGAACCCAATAAAAAAACAGCTAAAACTTATTGGGTGCAAGTAGAAGGTGATGTTACTGATCAGGCTATCTTTGCACTTAACAAAGGTGTAGAGCTTAAAGATGGCATGACCAAGCCTGCCAAAGTTAGGCGTATTGACGAGCCGTCAATTTGGCCTCGTACCCCGCCCGTTCGCGAGCGTAAAAACATACCAACTAGCTGGTTAGAAATCTCTATCACCGAAGGGCGTAATCGCCAAGTTCGCCGTATGACAGCGCATGTTGGCTTCCCTACTTTGCGCTTAATTCGTTACAGCATTGGTAACTATAATCTTGATGGCTTAAACAGTGGTCAATTTAAAGTAGTGAACAACCCAGATGCATAA
- a CDS encoding TusE/DsrC/DsvC family sulfur relay protein, with product MLEFNNKQIETDKQGYLLDSNDWCEELAPIIAEQENITLSEQHWEVVHFVRDFYLEYNTSPAIRMLVKAMAQKLGEEKGNSMYLYKLFPKGPAKQATKIAGLPKPARCI from the coding sequence ATGCTTGAATTTAATAACAAACAGATAGAAACAGACAAACAAGGCTATTTACTTGATTCAAATGATTGGTGTGAAGAGCTTGCACCTATTATTGCAGAGCAAGAGAACATTACCTTAAGTGAGCAGCACTGGGAAGTTGTGCATTTTGTGCGTGATTTTTATCTAGAGTACAACACCAGCCCTGCAATTCGTATGCTGGTCAAAGCAATGGCCCAAAAGCTAGGTGAAGAAAAAGGTAATAGCATGTACTTGTATAAGCTATTCCCTAAAGGCCCAGCAAAGCAAGCAACTAAAATTGCAGGTTTACCTAAACCGGCTAGGTGTATTTAA
- a CDS encoding DsrH/TusB family sulfur relay protein, producing MSTLHIFSKPLAHYCNNMLANLISSQDTVLLVSDACYNNRQFKQFSSAIHLLEEDAVARDISFNQGDIAINYAQFVEMTLNAKNTITW from the coding sequence ATGAGTACCTTGCATATTTTTTCAAAACCCTTAGCTCACTATTGCAATAATATGTTGGCAAATTTAATTTCTTCACAAGATACAGTGCTACTTGTTAGTGACGCTTGCTATAACAATAGGCAGTTTAAGCAGTTCTCTTCAGCAATTCATTTACTTGAAGAAGATGCTGTGGCACGTGATATTTCATTTAATCAAGGCGATATCGCAATAAACTATGCGCAGTTTGTAGAAATGACTTTAAACGCAAAAAACACGATTACTTGGTAA
- the tusC gene encoding sulfurtransferase complex subunit TusC — translation MKNILVISQHSPFDDQHIRESLDTTLIFAAIEQNISWLLSGEAVLALKKNQQPEQLGIKNYFKTIKTLELYDVENIYVCEKSLMDFNLSEDSLIIDVKVASFEQQRDLISQQHQVVTL, via the coding sequence ATGAAAAACATTTTAGTAATAAGCCAACATAGCCCATTTGATGATCAACATATTCGTGAATCACTCGACACGACACTGATTTTTGCCGCAATTGAACAAAACATTAGTTGGCTTCTAAGTGGTGAGGCTGTTTTAGCTTTGAAAAAAAATCAACAGCCAGAGCAACTTGGCATTAAAAACTATTTTAAAACCATTAAAACCCTTGAGTTATACGATGTTGAAAACATATATGTATGTGAAAAGTCGTTGATGGATTTTAACCTTTCAGAAGATAGTCTGATTATCGATGTTAAAGTAGCTAGCTTTGAGCAACAGCGAGACTTAATTAGCCAACAGCATCAGGTGGTGACGTTATGA
- the tusD gene encoding sulfurtransferase complex subunit TusD has product MAQFVLSLHTAPTDHDTTQRLIKFSQACIESGHTISAVFLYQAGVFHASQHLELASDELPINRLWQSLSEQAIPLLLCVTAAEKRGLDIDNTGVFSVAGLAEFAMLVSEADKWVQFK; this is encoded by the coding sequence TTGGCACAATTTGTACTTTCTCTTCATACCGCGCCGACTGACCACGATACTACACAACGTCTGATTAAATTTTCACAGGCATGCATTGAGTCAGGTCACACTATTTCAGCTGTTTTTTTATACCAAGCAGGTGTTTTTCATGCCAGCCAACATTTAGAACTTGCCAGTGACGAGCTTCCAATTAATCGTTTGTGGCAGTCGTTAAGTGAGCAAGCGATCCCTCTACTGCTATGTGTCACTGCTGCTGAAAAGCGTGGCTTAGATATCGATAACACAGGCGTGTTTAGCGTTGCTGGACTCGCTGAATTTGCGATGCTTGTCAGTGAAGCGGATAAATGGGTGCAATTTAAATGA
- a CDS encoding Bax inhibitor-1/YccA family protein, whose product MAFNQSYNTARPVMSTIETNKVLKNTYFLLAMTLAFSAVTAGISMAMNLPYFMGLVFSLIAFGVLFVVNKKADSASGVAWVFVFTGLMGAGLGPMLNYYAAMPNGPMLIMQALGSTALIFFGLSAYALTTKKDFSFMGGFLTVGLIVVIIASLVNLFIGSSITFMVINAAVVLIMSGLILFDTSRIVNGGETNYIRATVALYLNVYNLFTSLLHLLGASDD is encoded by the coding sequence ATGGCGTTTAATCAATCGTACAATACTGCAAGACCAGTAATGTCGACTATTGAAACCAATAAAGTTTTAAAGAATACCTATTTCCTACTGGCGATGACACTGGCATTTAGCGCAGTAACAGCAGGTATATCAATGGCAATGAATCTACCTTATTTTATGGGGTTAGTATTCAGTTTGATTGCATTCGGTGTGCTTTTTGTTGTTAACAAAAAAGCAGACAGTGCATCAGGTGTTGCTTGGGTATTTGTTTTCACAGGTTTGATGGGCGCAGGACTTGGTCCAATGCTTAACTACTACGCTGCAATGCCAAATGGCCCTATGCTTATCATGCAAGCGTTAGGCTCTACTGCGTTAATCTTCTTTGGTTTGTCGGCTTATGCACTTACCACTAAAAAAGACTTCTCATTTATGGGCGGCTTTTTAACTGTGGGTTTAATCGTGGTTATTATTGCAAGCCTAGTTAATTTATTTATCGGCAGCTCAATTACCTTTATGGTCATTAATGCTGCAGTTGTGCTAATTATGTCTGGTTTAATCTTATTTGATACTAGCCGTATTGTTAATGGCGGCGAGACTAATTACATCCGTGCAACAGTTGCTTTATACCTGAACGTATATAACTTATTTACGTCTCTTCTTCACCTACTTGGTGCAAGTGATGACTAA